The sequence AGCATTTTTTGCAACTTCATTGTTTGCTTTAGAAAGCTCTTGTGTTAACTCGCTGATGTTATGTGCTGCCTGAGCCTGAGACTGGCTGCTGTCCGCAATTTGCTCTGTGGTAGCTGAAATTTCCTGTGAGGAAGCGGCAACATTCTGAGCAGCTTCAACGGTACCCCCAATGAGTTTTCTTAAGCTTGCTATCATAGCATTTACGGCTTCAGCGAGCTTTGCGAATTCATCCCGGCTCGTGATATTCAGATTTCCTGAAAGATCTCCTTTGGCCATTCTGAGCATCAGTGACAGTGTACGCGAGACCGCTTTAACCATACTTGAAGAAATAATTAATGCTAATATGATTGCTGCAGCAACTGCAATTACTGTACAAATGATAATGAATGAACGTCCAGATGTGTAATGCGTTACAATGGATTGAATACTTGCTGCGGATCCTTTGCTGTTAATATCTACAATTTGATTGATAGCTACTATCGAGGCTTTAAGCCTCGGCATAACTTCATTCATCATGGCATTTGCCTTTAAAATACTTTCCGAACTTGTTTGCGTAGCTATTTCACGTATTTTCGGTAATGCAGCTAAATAAGTGTTAATTTCCTTTTCATAAGTATCCTGCAATGCTCTTTCCTTGTCATCCGTTGGGAGGGCTATATAAAGCTTAGTCATTTCCTGTATTTTATCCATATCCGATTGAATGTCTATGTTCAACTCATCCGATTCATCAGAATCTATCGACAGGATTAACTTCAACATGTCCCCACGCAATTTGTTGATATTGCCTTGAATATTTCCTGTATAGACCAATGAGGGCACCTGATTATCCCGCATCTCTATCGCATTATTTCCCATCGTTCCCATTTTATTAATAGCAACAAGACTGATGGATACTAGTAAAAGAATAACAATTAGAAAACTTCCAAGCAGCTTTGAGCGAATATTCAATTTCAAGGGTTACACTTCCTTAATGGATTATTTATAGCTTAAAGGTAGCCGCTGATTCATTTAATTCATCTGCCAATTTAGCCAGCATTTGCGAAGACGCGGACGTTTCTTCCGCCGCCGCCGCCGCTTCTTGACTTCCTGCCGCAATGGACTCCACAGAGAGCAGCACTTCATTCGTTTGTGCCGCTTGTTCCTCACATGCTGCGGCAATACTGGTAATCTGCTGGGAAGTTTCATTCACTCGGGTAAGGATACCTTCAATTAACACCTCTGTTTTATCCGATAATACGGAGGCTTCACTAACAGCTTGGACACTCAACACCGTATTTTGCTGCATTCCCCGAATAATATGAGCGATTTGTTTAGTAGCCTCGCTACTTCGCTCCGCAAGCTTGCGAACCTCATCGGCGACCACGGCAAATCCTCGACCCTGTTCCCCGGCACGGGCAGCTTCAATCGCTGCATTCAAGGCTAGCAGATTTGTTTGTTCCGCAATTTCGTTAATAACCTCAATAATTTCACCGATTTTATGAGAGTCCTGCTCCAGAATCCCCATTTTCTCAGACAATTTATTCATCCCTATACTGGATTCTCTAACAGATCTACTGCCTTCCTCTGCACCCAGCTTAGTTTCTGCCGACAATTCCGAAACTAGCTCTGCATTTTTCGCAACTTCATTGATGGCCTTAGAAAGCTCCTGTGTTAGCTCACTGATATTTTGTGCAGATTGCGCCTGGGACTGACTTCCATCCGCAATTTGTTCTATGGTCGCTGATATTTCTTGAGAGGAGGCTGCAACATTCTGGGCCGATTCAACAGTATTTCCAATTAATTTTCTTAAGCTTGTTATCATGGCATTCACCGCATCAGCCAGCTTCCCAAACTCGTCGCGGCTCTTAATATTGATATTTTCTCTAAGATCGCCACCTGCCATCTTCACCATCAGCGCCAGTAGTTTGGATACAGGGCCTACGATTCCTTGTGAGATGACTAACGCAAGTGTAATAGCAATAACTACCGCAATAACGGCAAAAATAATGATTGTTGTACTGCCTGATGTATAGTTGCTCATAATGCTTTCAACCCTTACGTTTGCTCCATCAGTAACACTTGCAACCGCTAATTCTGTGGTATCAATCGCCAATTGTAAATCAACCATTCCTCTTACAAGTACTTTGTATCCGTTCGTAAAGTCATTTGCAATGCCATATTTGATAACCTCTGGCACTATAGAATTGTAGTTATTAAGGCTTTGCTCGATTACCAGTACTTGTGACCTTTGCTCCTCCGTTAGTTCGAGCATAGCGTAAGACTTAATATTGTCCGCAATCTTGGTTTGATCTTCTGCGATCATTCCTTCAATTTTTCCAATTTCAGTATCATCCGTTTCAAGAATCATCTTAAACAGATCGCCCCGAAGTTTATATAAGTTAGTACTTATCTCTCCTACTAGTGTTAATCCAGGTACATTCTTATTTTTCAGCATCTGTGAGTCGCTATTCATGAGCCCCATTTTGTTAATAGACAACCAACTGATAGCAGCAAGTAACAATACAACAACAATAAAACTCCCCAATAACTTAGCGCGAATATTTAATTTCAAACGAAACACTCCCCTGGCTTTCTTGATTTTAGTTACGCTCTCACTATCGATTAACAATCCACTTTAGATCTACTGTGATCTTATAAATGAATATTTTTCCGCTATCTACCATTTTCAATATTGAATTATTCATCCTCATTATGCGATTTTATAGGCCTTTAATCCTATCCCCTTTTTTTCCTATTTTCGACACAGATTTCATTAGTCCTATAGGAACCCATTCCTACCCATCACCAACTAAATAAACAAAGTGTGCCTCTGGGAACGCAAAAAAAAACGACAGTCCGCTGTATGCGGAACCTATCGCTTTTGTGTGGGATCAGCCCAACTCGTTTTTTGATATATCTTTGCTATCGCCTGAGCACGACCGTTAACCTCTAGTTTCCCGAAAATTTTGGTGATATGGTTCTTTACCGTATGTGTACTAATAAATAGCTTCTCGGCAATTTCCAGGTTGGTTAAGCCATGTAACACATGATGCAGAATTTCATCTTCCCGCTGCGTAAGACGACCTTTACTCTCAGGTAAGGGTAGTGCGCCTAACTCCGTCTGACTAGACAAGAAGTATTCAAAGGAACGTAGTAGGTGTTCTTCTATAGAAATGGGTAGTGTTAATATCCATGTTTTGTCTTTATCACCGTGCTCACAATACCAAATCACAATAAATAGAATCTTCCCAAGCAAAGTCTCGGTTTCAGCACTTACAGCTTTACTTTTCTTACCTGACCTGTACTGACGAACTTCTCTCAGCAGACTCACCACAGCGGTTTCTCCAATACAAGATGACAGCAAGGCAGGTTCATAATCAGTGAGTAAACTTGCCTGAGCAATCCTCTCGCTCTCTTCGGGCGAACCATACATGTGTTTAAGGAAGCCTTGCGCCAGATCCTTGACCTTCATTGCCTTGTAAAAGGCTTCCGGATTCAGGATCAGCAAGTTCTGATGTAACAAGGTTACTGTATCTGTTTTTGATACTATGGTTTGTCCTATTTCGAGTTGCAGTTTTGTTAGCACAATAGCATTTATAGCATTTAAGAAGGGCATGTTCTCCATATGTTTAACATCACCATCTAGTATTAGACCTACCACACCGAAAAGCTTTTGCTCATAAACAAGGGGTAGCTCCAGTAATTCCTCTTCATTCCATTGTCGATATAAGGGCTTTCGAAGCATTCTTAAACCTGAATTCTCCGCCTTAAAGTATGTCATTTCAGCATTTTCCGCATATGCAATATACAATTCCTCAGATCGATTAGAGGAGAAATATACACTCGTTACCTTCTCTTTTTGTTCTTTTAATAACATACAGATAAAGGAGGTTTGAACCGTTCGTTGTATAGAGTCTATCAGCATTTGGAAGAAGGTTGCCTTATCCTTAATGCCTAGAATCCCTTGAGTAACTTCTTCGAAGGCTTTCATACGAATTTTACGTCGTTCGTTGTAGGCTTCATTCTCTAAATAATAGAAATCAGCAGCTAATTGGTTGGCTAACAGTGCCCCTGTATCGGCCTGCTCCTCTGTGAGCTCTTGTACGGATGAATCTGCACCAAATAATAATCCAAAGAACTGATTCTGATATTTAATAGGATAGCAAATGATAACCTTTGGCTCAATTCCCTGCTTTGTAAAAAAAGACACCCTAGGGTCCCAATCAGACCTCTCCCAATACCCCATTTGCCGAGTGAGCCCGATCTGACCTAGGAATCCCTCACCGAGAGAAAATGATGCATCTTGTAGCGTCGCATTTTCTTTAAAACCAATCGTTTCTATTACGGTATATTGTTCTTCATTTATCAGATTACGGGCAAATCCAGCGAACTCCAGCCCCATAACACGGGTAAATACACCTAATACGCCTTGCAGCCATTTAGGATCACTTGAATCCATCAAATGTACAAGATTTAATAGCTGTAACCGATTCGCATGTTTTCCTTTCTCCACGCCTTGATCAAGCAGTAAGCGGATCATTTCTGCTAGTTCTTCAAGCTGAATAAGAATTTCACCTACCCGCTTCTGTCCATAGGTTGGTGTATGGACCAATGCGGTCTTCCATGTCTCCCAAACCTGCGTAGGCAAATC comes from Paenibacillus sp. 19GGS1-52 and encodes:
- a CDS encoding methyl-accepting chemotaxis protein, which encodes MKLNIRAKLLGSFIVVVLLLAAISWLSINKMGLMNSDSQMLKNKNVPGLTLVGEISTNLYKLRGDLFKMILETDDTEIGKIEGMIAEDQTKIADNIKSYAMLELTEEQRSQVLVIEQSLNNYNSIVPEVIKYGIANDFTNGYKVLVRGMVDLQLAIDTTELAVASVTDGANVRVESIMSNYTSGSTTIIIFAVIAVVIAITLALVISQGIVGPVSKLLALMVKMAGGDLRENINIKSRDEFGKLADAVNAMITSLRKLIGNTVESAQNVAASSQEISATIEQIADGSQSQAQSAQNISELTQELSKAINEVAKNAELVSELSAETKLGAEEGSRSVRESSIGMNKLSEKMGILEQDSHKIGEIIEVINEIAEQTNLLALNAAIEAARAGEQGRGFAVVADEVRKLAERSSEATKQIAHIIRGMQQNTVLSVQAVSEASVLSDKTEVLIEGILTRVNETSQQITSIAAACEEQAAQTNEVLLSVESIAAGSQEAAAAAEETSASSQMLAKLADELNESAATFKL
- a CDS encoding methyl-accepting chemotaxis protein, which produces MKLNIRSKLLGSFLIVILLLVSISLVAINKMGTMGNNAIEMRDNQVPSLVYTGNIQGNINKLRGDMLKLILSIDSDESDELNIDIQSDMDKIQEMTKLYIALPTDDKERALQDTYEKEINTYLAALPKIREIATQTSSESILKANAMMNEVMPRLKASIVAINQIVDINSKGSAASIQSIVTHYTSGRSFIIICTVIAVAAAIILALIISSSMVKAVSRTLSLMLRMAKGDLSGNLNITSRDEFAKLAEAVNAMIASLRKLIGGTVEAAQNVAASSQEISATTEQIADSSQSQAQAAHNISELTQELSKANNEVAKNAEQVSGLSIETKLGAEEGSRSVRESSIGMNKLSEKMEILEQDSHKIGEIIEVINEIAEQTNLLALNAAIEAARAGEQGRGFAVVADEVRKLAERSSEATKQIASIIRGMQQNTVLSVQAVSMASVLSDKTEVLIEGILTRVNEMTQQITSIAAACEEQAAQTNEVLLSVESIAAGSQEAAAAAEETASSSQMLARLADELNESAAAFKL
- a CDS encoding helix-turn-helix transcriptional regulator; this encodes MKIKPLQSLQHLQDAYSSLCGLTIMIMDQEDHRLTEPSGLSEIVSLLLGYQKKSIEDSILNILDKVKDIQKPIVYETVTGFKLLIAPIRVKEQTPYYIFAGAVVDESNIKLIESRIFEDLPTQVWETWKTALVHTPTYGQKRVGEILIQLEELAEMIRLLLDQGVEKGKHANRLQLLNLVHLMDSSDPKWLQGVLGVFTRVMGLEFAGFARNLINEEQYTVIETIGFKENATLQDASFSLGEGFLGQIGLTRQMGYWERSDWDPRVSFFTKQGIEPKVIICYPIKYQNQFFGLLFGADSSVQELTEEQADTGALLANQLAADFYYLENEAYNERRKIRMKAFEEVTQGILGIKDKATFFQMLIDSIQRTVQTSFICMLLKEQKEKVTSVYFSSNRSEELYIAYAENAEMTYFKAENSGLRMLRKPLYRQWNEEELLELPLVYEQKLFGVVGLILDGDVKHMENMPFLNAINAIVLTKLQLEIGQTIVSKTDTVTLLHQNLLILNPEAFYKAMKVKDLAQGFLKHMYGSPEESERIAQASLLTDYEPALLSSCIGETAVVSLLREVRQYRSGKKSKAVSAETETLLGKILFIVIWYCEHGDKDKTWILTLPISIEEHLLRSFEYFLSSQTELGALPLPESKGRLTQREDEILHHVLHGLTNLEIAEKLFISTHTVKNHITKIFGKLEVNGRAQAIAKIYQKTSWADPTQKR